The Ptychodera flava strain L36383 chromosome 3 unlocalized genomic scaffold, AS_Pfla_20210202 Scaffold_26__1_contigs__length_13983176_pilon, whole genome shotgun sequence genome segment accaagtttgaataaaatcggttgagtcacgtctgagttatggctctgtacatgaaaaagtcgTAACAAAAAGGCCGCACAGcagtcatattggatcgtatcacaaaacaaattgatgtgcatagctatgacattggtcaatgtccttgtaccaactttgaataaaatctgttgaaacatgcctgagttatggctctgtatatgaaaaaatcgtaacaaaatggccgcatggcggccatattggatcgtatcacaaaaaaaattgacgtgcatatctatgacattggtcaatgtccttgtaccaactttgaataaaagcagttgaaacatgcctgagttatggctctgtacatgaaaaaatcgtaataaaatggccgcctggcagccatattggatcgtatcaccaaaaaaattgacgtgcatatctatgacattggtcaatgtccttgtaccaactttgaataaaatcagttgaaacatgcctaagttatggctctgtacatgaaaaaatcgtaataaaatggccgcctggcagccatattggattgtatcacaaaacaaatcgacgtgcatctgtatgacatataaattaatccttgtaccaagtttgaatgaaatcgctccaggcatctctgagatatctgcgtgaacggacggacggacgcacggacggacgcacgcacacacgcacggacatgaccaaacctataagtcccccggacggtgtccgtggggactaaaaagaggAGCAATTGTAATGGTAAGTCATGATAacacaatttgcataaaaatattatgcaaatccTTGCTTTGACTGGTGGCTTTGCTGAGAAAACTTTCAATGACGAACCTCGACACATGACATACAACCATCATGTCTAACATGATTAAAATTTAACGTTTCATTGTTATTAATCTTGCATCTAAAAACCGTGGGCTTCATCCTCTTCTCAGTCAAGTCCATTGTTTTCACCCAAGAATCAATTGTCTTTAGGTACCTCTGATCGTAGTTTCTCTCGCCTGTTCAAAACGAGAAGAAAGGGTTGAAAATACCAAATTAGTTCAGGGTCGACAAGGAAACACTGGGTGACATCAGGTATTTTGACAAACCCACAACAAAGTTACAGAGATGATTTATCTGTATTTTAAAAGTTCTTTCCTTTATCTAAAGACATTCTATTGTTTCTACCAGTCACTAGGATCACCAGCAAGGTAAATTATATGGGCTTGATCACTAGTTATGTAGGGCTGTATACATTGCTGATCACAAAAACATTCTTTGGTCCATTGGATGTGTGGAATGGCAAAGCAACCAGTCTTGGCATTCAACATGAACAGTGCTTTGATGGCTTCCACTGGATtccttcaattttgttttcactatagataaaaacatcatattttggagttatatttGTGACActcaaatatttaataatttgacTCATGACACACATTTCCTACTGCATTGCTTTTGGCTTTATActcatgaattattcatgagaaccAACTGATATTCCTCAATACTTTCATTGGCTGAGTAAAAAACAAAGTCTATACTCACAAGAAATCATTGACTCTCTGTAATTCTGATATTTTCTGCTCTGTCTGTTCCATCCACTGGCGGTACTTCTCTCCCCATTGAAGTTTCAGCTGTCAAGATAACAAAACAGAATGGCTCTTAAAATCAACATGTGTGACTAAATAATGTCCTCAAAGTACATTAAAGCCCTGTTAGCTgtattgttttgcattttacatACCACAAAAATACCATCCAATCTCGAGAGAGATTTCTTGGATGGGCATTATTAAGTcatatctttgaaaatgtcactattacTATCCTTGGTGATGGAATTGGTCTATTTAATTCTGGTGCTTACGTGTATATTTCTGGCGACCATATTTGAGTTGTGACTCAAAAATAATTTACCGGTAGCTGTTCGAAGCAAAGTTTGGCATTTGTTGCCAATGTTTGAAAAACTTCTGTTGCAACACTTCAGTTAGTATTAGTACGTAAGCTGAATTTGATTTGAGGCCATCTTGttgcataaaaaatgaaaaaaaaggtaCAGCTGATTGGATAGGGAAACAAATCAAAGCAAGTAGTCTAGAGTAGATCACAGCAAATTTGGGTTCATCAACGTACAACTGGTATGATGATCTGTATCAATCTGTTTGCAATACATTTACTTGTCAGCCAGACTAGTGTGCTTGGTAAGGCTGGTCTGTACAAAATGTGTGATCCATGACCCTCAAAAGACCCTCAACCTTAGACTGGTTGACCCCATGGATCAATTTGTAATATGGTAAAATAACTTGTCTAAAAATGTTGAGACTTCATGtgacagtttcttgctgtcatACAGCATTCATAAAGAagaatatttgtgttttatgtTGGCCAGGTGTAAAAGAGATTTCCCAGTGTTTGAAGTGTATAATAACTGGACGCCTGCAACATATCAGGGAAGGCTAATGTAGGTTGATAGCTGAACTCAGTATGTTCATTTTCAACAAGATTAGCCAAATTGTCTGATTATCCACAATTTTTCGCAAACCTTTTTCCCGTAAAGCATTTAGTATATGTATGAAAGGTAAGACACCTGTAGACAGCTCTAAATACTCTTGCTGCCTATCAATGGCACTATGACAACtaatatttttttgacaaattaataaGGAAATTCATAAATTTAATGTACACAATTGTCACCGAAACAAGATAAAGTGCAATGAAAAACATCTACCCGGTACATGGCCTACACTTAACATTTTGCATGTATACAGCCTTCACACTTCTGAAAGCAGAGAAGTGTTCACATTCAGATTAAAATCCTTGAGATTCAAATCCTTCACAAGCACATCTAACTCCCCCCTGCCAAATTTCCCTTTGAATACAAACCAGGCTACACTACAGAACAGCAAGGACAGCACTCAATActtggctggtccccgcctcagtgacaagcacaaagaggcaggtaatgggaaaccgccatgtatcgaattacgaaatctgattggttaaatcatggggcgctgtcattggctgttcaattttactttgagagaaaagctaaaattatcacagtgaacgtggctagaatttaaccaaggatttaattaacatttttacaagtttgaaatattggcaggtaccagactagactaaaaagcacgcgataaaaaatgatgcactatgtgcgggcatgagcaattaacaacttccgggagaccaaaaactgtcttattcaaaatggcggtttgccTGTATCTGCATCTTACTACGTGCTGCGTCTAGctagtcacgtgagacgcagtgatcagcgaacaCTCAATACCTGAATTTCACTCAGACTTACCTTCATTTTCAGTTCTTCTTCTTTCTCACACCACTGAGCTTCTTTAATGCTAAGTTCTGTCAAAAGTTGTTCATATTTCTCTCTCagttctttgttttctttgcccAATGCATCGTTCAGGTAACCCAGCTCTTCTTTCTCTCTTTCAAAGACTTGACACTTTGTGGAAAGTTCCTCAATTACCGGTTCATGTCCACAATCTTCCAGTTCCTGAAAAAGCAACAAGTGTACTTCTATAAatcactttaacccttttcctgccagacagtaataactgtatcacttccccatcagccaagtcagtaaaaagcggtattgagccaaaacatgacgtattttcacccacttggcttggtatgttatagcatcttttgtcaaaaaaaatcaactttacagtattatgttttcaacagcctttaaatgtacagtattatgttaaaatacatcatatggaatatgttgtgttaattaattttaaccatcttgacctagTGGtgaatatggacttggcaggaaaagggttaaagaaacaaaataagcaaaaataaaaacataaaatttgctTACATTATAACTTGCAATTTTTCGAAAACATCATTACATTTCAGTGTTATTGATGGTGTGAGATGCACTCAAAATACTTTACAATTCTTGCATTATCCCTTGCAGTTTACGATTTAAGATTATTTCAAGTTTAACATCGTTAATATGTAACACAGCGGAACCTGCATTATTCTTTAATTACCGCGGTGGAATTATGATGTTTGAACTTCTGCAAAGCCTTACAaccatgtacatatacatataatttatttttttataactGGATTCAAAATAAGAATGCAAGGCCAAGTGGGAAGTATGGTACGTTTCGTCAGATATATCTCATCAGATAACTTGGATGCTACTCCATACT includes the following:
- the LOC139125909 gene encoding centrosomal protein of 128 kDa-like; translation: MSRRISATSKESEKKGNDVQWKERVRELEGEVSSLKRRLDELRKAKNTTLLKNEKTYVNVAEPNIGKHPTRSDDKVSDLQKQIQQLKLKHSKEIEDLKKKSSQEPSKTQEDKELEDCGHEPVIEELSTKCQVFEREKEELGYLNDALGKENKELREKYEQLLTELSIKEAQWCEKEEELKMKLKLQWGEKYRQWMEQTEQKISELQRVNDFLREKLRSEVPKDN